In Rutidosis leptorrhynchoides isolate AG116_Rl617_1_P2 chromosome 2, CSIRO_AGI_Rlap_v1, whole genome shotgun sequence, one genomic interval encodes:
- the LOC139893931 gene encoding uncharacterized protein, whose translation MLPRGCSSSHFIRTIQNGVMKRVHNTDSHGRPLLKFKKLEDIYQSADAERTPLPFAERKTRSRSGFVGDDEPGCQSYENDLEEMTLSQLRKKCKRKKRKVSEYVFLTPKVEDDDPDLSEPLCKFRVKGSKRSPSKSIPTNESSPTSSRDDISTVTVKIEAPDMENFECNDTTFMEKCGFNEGPVCNSDNMESDNEDDDMQNVITPMHVSEMDKEEYVHHSLSIVSSVEDDSSFEDLITRTSDCFQSQQTSEQVGHICDGQDLESTIGDDHCCVDIEQSSDYLCLPWKSHFLTSSDEHDVDGVFMKVKSPICEEKQDLTSVNIGADLHSLISDNNNNSYDSQDVFILQDPSLVPANDHSEVKLFDHTHLTDVLNEEASEVRNSDCLETRFPERLPLTRKAISPKSQEKLRLAMNSAEFSDDVDRFKCKEKLNFEEQNENKFSSTTSDTKDNEPNLQPHQSVPLSQNKVFISSKQLLKRPKNYKKGSPPNNLTPKGCLDGPRSCRSLPRVSTGCTSIQGCSESAIAFSERQMHDIESLASKLMSELNSMKAIVENKLLFEEYRSTPLNNEADEVKSAIKSATKTEEMARKWLSMMARDCNRFCKIMKLNQDDKPSGNANQGKPLPVQKERKRISFADEAGGTLCDIKVYCMDQESLELNEKLEPSLA comes from the exons ATGCTTCCAAGAGGTTGCAGTTCATCTCATTTTATAAGGACTATACAAAATGGCGTGATGAAAAGAGTTCACAACACAGATTCACATGGAAGACCACTTCTCAAGTTCAAGAAGTTAGAAGATATATATCAATCTGCAGATGCTGAACGAACACCTTTGCCATTCGCAGAGAGAAAAACAAGATCAAGAAGTGGTTTTGTTGGTGATGATGAACCAGGTTGTCAATCATATGAAAACGATTTAGAAGAAATGACATTATCACAGCTCAGGAAAAAGTGTAAAAGAAAGAAAAGGAAGGTTTCAGAATATGTTTTTCTGACCCCAAAGGTAGAAGATGATGATCCCGATTTGAGCGAACCGTTGTGTAAATTTAGAGTCAAAGGTTCAAAGCGTTCACCGTCAAAGTCAATTCCTACTAATGAAAGTTCTCCAACATCTTCTAGAGACGATATTTCAACTGTTACTGTCAAAATCGAGGCTCCTGATATGGAGAATTTTGAATGTAATGATACTACTTTCATGGAAAAATGTGGCTTTAATGAAGGCCCGGTTTGTAATTCGGACAACATGGAGTCAGATAACGAGGATGATGATATGCAGAATGTTATCACGCCTATGCACGTATCTGAAATGGACAAAGAAGAATATGTCCATCATTCATTATCAATTGTAAGCTCTGTGGAAGATGATTCTTCTTTTGAAGATTTGATTACACGCACGTCTGATTGCTTTCAAAGTCAACAGACATCTGAACAAGTCGGGCACATATGTGATGGTCAAGATTTAGAGTCAACAATCGGTGATGACCATTGTTGCGTGGATATTGAACAATCAAGTGATTACTTGTGCTTACCATGGAAATCACATTTTTTGACAAGCTCCGATGAGCATGATGTTGATGGGGTATTCATGAAGGTTAAATCACCTATTTGTGAGGAGAAGCAAGATTTAACTTCAGTGAATATTGGTGCAGATTTGCACTCTTTGATTTCAGATAACAATAACAACTCTTATGATTCTCAGGACGTTTTCATTCTTCAAGATCCGTCTTTAGTTCCTGCAAATGATCATTCAGAAGTAAAGTTGTTTGATCATACCCATTTAACTGATGTCTTGAATGAGGAGGCATCAGAGGTTAGAAACTCTGACTGTTTGGAAACACGATTTCCTGAAAGGCTTCCTTTGACAAGAAAG GCCATTTCTCCAAAGTCTCAGGAAAAATTACGTTTGGCGATGAATTCCGCAGAGTTTTCAGATGACGTGGACCGTTTCA AATGCAAGGAGAAACTGAACTTCGAGGAACAAAATGAGAACAAGTTTTCATCAACTACATCAGATACTAAGGACAATGAACCAAATCTGCAGCCTCATCAATCTGTACCATTATCTCAGAACAAAGTTTTTATCAGTTCAAAACAGTTGCTTAAGAGACCAAAGAATTATAAAAAAGGTTCCCCTCCCAATAATCTTACACCTAAAGGTTGTCTCGATGGGCCACGTTCATGCCGTTCACTTCCTCGTGTTAGCACAGGGTGTACTTCGATCCAAGGGTGTTCTGAGAGTGCGATTGCGTTTTCAGAGAGACAGATGCATGACATTGAATCTCTTGCATCAAAGCTTATGAGTGAATTGAACTCCATGAAGGCCATTGTGGAAAACAAATTGCTCTTTGAAGAATATCGTTCCACACCCTTGAATAATGAGGCAGATGAG GTGAAATCAGCCATCAAAAGTGCAACCAAAACTGAAGAAATGGCTAGAAAATGGTTATCTATGATGGCTAGGGACTGCAATCGTTTCTGTAAAATCATG AAACTGAACCAAGACGATAAACCTTCGGGGAACGCAAACCAGGGGAAACCTCTTCCTGTTCAAAAAGAGAGGAAGAGAATCAGTTTTGCTGATGAAGCTGGTGGAACGCTTTGTGATATCAAAGTCTATTGCATGGATCAGGAATCATTAGAGTTGAATGAAAAGCTGGAACCATCACTAGCATAA